The following proteins are co-located in the Vigna angularis cultivar LongXiaoDou No.4 chromosome 2, ASM1680809v1, whole genome shotgun sequence genome:
- the LOC108329142 gene encoding probable methyltransferase PMT12 isoform X1: MTGDFLRTLLSLKIAVFFFIAVTFFYFGKHWSDGYNQLVFFTTQRSDPDPNTSPVVTMSPNYAKSFNLSALIDQNITQPVPENAPPPPLPEVSIEQMGILNNNGTMTKEFEVGDFEPGMVDQWVNESQVEREGSASNSKLGRKKFGLCSREMREYIPCLDNEDAIRKLPSTEKGERFERHCPVQGQGLNCLVPAPTGYRTPIPWPRSRDEVWFNNVPHTRLVEDKGGQNWISRDKDKFKFPGGGTQFIHGANEYLDHISKIIPEITFGRHIRVVLDVGCGVASFGAYLLSRNVVTMSVAPKDVHENQIQFALERGVPAMAAAFATRRLLYPSQAFDMIHCSRCRVNWTRDDGILLLEVNRMLRAGGYFVWAAQPVYKHEEVLEEQWEEMLNLTTRLCWNFLKKDGYIAVWQKPAENSCYTNREAGSKPPLCDPTDDPDSLWYVDLKACISELPENGYGANVSEWPARLQAPPDRLQSIQLDVFSSRTELFKAESRYWKEIIANYVRALHWKKIRLRNIMDMRAGFGGFAAALIEQNFENWVMNVVPVSGPNTLPVIYDRGLIGVMHDWCEAFDTYPRTYDLLHAANLLSVERKRCNLSSIMLEMDRILRPGGHVYIRDSLEIMDELQEIGKAIGWHVMLRDTEEGPHTSSMVLVEHGKNWYWRGAGRCKCKYYYAFEKSKKMQVHALPYKPEEVVSDYLLILLFLRSLKLDRSGASSNLFLKFNLFVYSKALRSLNIYFSIFP, encoded by the exons ATGACTGGCGATTTTCTTCGGACTCTGCTCTCTCTCAAGATCGccgtcttcttcttcatcgccGTCACCTTCTTCTACTTTGGCAAACATTGGTCCGATGGCTACAACCAGCTCGTGTTCTTCACCACTCAACGTTCCGACCCAGATCCGAACACGAGCCCGGTCGTTACCATGTCGCCGAATTACGCTAAATCCTTTAACCTCTCCGCCCTTATTGACCAGAACATAACCCAACCGGTGCCGGAAAATGCCCCGCCGCCTCCGCTGCCGGAGGTGTCGATCGAGCAAATGGGAATCCTGAACAATAATGGGACGATGACCAAGGAGTTCGAGGTGGGGGATTTCGAACCCGGTATGGTGGATCAGTGGGTGAACGAGTCCCAGGTTGAGAGGGAAGGTTCTGCTTCTAATTCTAAATTGGGGAGGAAAAAGTTTGGGTTGTGCTCGCGCGAGATGAGGGAGTATATACCTTGTTTGGATAACGAGGACGCGATTCGGAAGCTGCCTTCCACGGAGAAAGGGGAGAGGTTCGAGCGGCATTGCCCCGTGCAAGGTCAAGGGTTGAATTGCTTGGTTCCTGCACCCACTGGATACCGTACTCCTATTCCATGGCCCAGAAGCCGAGATGAG GTATGGTTCAATAATGTTCCTCATACACGTCTTGTTGAAGATAAAGGAGGCCAAAACTGGATTTCTAGAGACAAGGATAAGTTTAAATTCCCCGGAGGTGGCACTCAGTTTATCCATGGGGCAAATGAATACTTGGACCATATTTCTAAG ATTATTCCTGAAATTACCTTTGGTAGGCATATACGTGTTGTTCTTGATGTTGGTTGCGGGGTTGCTAGTTTTGGTGCATACTTACTGTCACGGAATGTTGTCACTATGTCTGTTGCTCCCAAAGACGTTCATGAGAATCAGATTCAGTTTGCTCTTGAGCGTGGTGTACCGGCAATGGCAGCAGCATTTGCAACTAGACGATTGTTGTATCCAAGTCAAGCTTTTGACATGATACATTGCTCACGCTGTAGAGTTAATTGGACTAGAGATG ATGGGATACTGCTGCTTGAAGTAAATAGGATGCTAAGAGCAGGAGGTTACTTTGTCTGGGCTGCCCAGCCAGTTTATAAGCACGAAGAAGTTTTAGAAGAACAGTGGGAAG AGATGCTTAATCTTACAACTCGACTCTGTTggaattttttgaaaaaagatgGGTACATTGCAGTATGGCAGAAACCAGCTGAAAATAGTTGCTATACAAACCGTGAGGCAGGAAGTAAACCTCCACTGTGTGACCCAACTGATGACCCAGACAGTCTTTG GTATGTTGATCTAAAAGCATGCATCTCTGAATTGCCTGAGAACGGATATGGAGCAAATGTCAGTGAATGGCCAGCTCGTTTGCAAGCCCCTCCTGACAGGCTTCAAAGCATACAGCTAGATGTTTTCTCATCCAGAACTGAGCTATTCAAGGCAGAATCTAGATATTGGAAGGAAATAATAGCAAATTATGTTCGTGCTTTACACTGGAAAAAGATCAGACTAAGAAATATTATGGACATGCGAGCAGGTTTTGGAGG ATTTGCAGCAGCATTGATTGAGCAGAATTTTGAAAACTGGGTTATGAATGTTGTTCCTGTTAGTGGTCCAAACACTCTTCCAGTTATATATGACCGTGGATTGATTGGAGTTATGCATGACTG GTGCGAGGCATTTGACACCTACCCAAGAACGTATGATTTATTGCATGCTGCCAACCTCCTTTCTGTTGAGAGGAAAAG ATGCAATCTCTCATCCATTATGCTTGAGATGGATCGGATACTAAGACCTGGTGGACATGTATACATCCGTGATTCTCTTGAAATTATGGATGAACTTCAAGAGATTGGCAAAGCAATAGGCTGGCATGTGATGTTGCGAGACACAGAGGAGGGGCCTCATACAAGTTCTATGGTATTGGTTG AGCATGGGAAAAATTGGTATTGGAGAGGAGCTGGAAGATGCAAGTGCAAGTACTACTACGCATTTGAGAAGTCCAAGAAGATGCAGGTGCATGCACTTCCTTACAAACCTGAAGAGGTCGTGAGCGATTATTTATTGATACTACTGTTCTTGAGATCCCTGAAGCTGGATAGGTCAGGTGCATCatctaacttatttttaaaattcaatttatttgtatattccAAAGCTCTACGTagcttaaatatatatttttctattttcccATGA
- the LOC108329142 gene encoding probable methyltransferase PMT12 isoform X2 codes for MTGDFLRTLLSLKIAVFFFIAVTFFYFGKHWSDGYNQLVFFTTQRSDPDPNTSPVVTMSPNYAKSFNLSALIDQNITQPVPENAPPPPLPEVSIEQMGILNNNGTMTKEFEVGDFEPGMVDQWVNESQVEREGSASNSKLGRKKFGLCSREMREYIPCLDNEDAIRKLPSTEKGERFERHCPVQGQGLNCLVPAPTGYRTPIPWPRSRDEVWFNNVPHTRLVEDKGGQNWISRDKDKFKFPGGGTQFIHGANEYLDHISKIIPEITFGRHIRVVLDVGCGVASFGAYLLSRNVVTMSVAPKDVHENQIQFALERGVPAMAAAFATRRLLYPSQAFDMIHCSRCRVNWTRDDGILLLEVNRMLRAGGYFVWAAQPVYKHEEVLEEQWEEMLNLTTRLCWNFLKKDGYIAVWQKPAENSCYTNREAGSKPPLCDPTDDPDSLWYVDLKACISELPENGYGANVSEWPARLQAPPDRLQSIQLDVFSSRTELFKAESRYWKEIIANYVRALHWKKIRLRNIMDMRAGFGGFAAALIEQNFENWVMNVVPVSGPNTLPVIYDRGLIGVMHDWCEAFDTYPRTYDLLHAANLLSVERKRCNLSSIMLEMDRILRPGGHVYIRDSLEIMDELQEIGKAIGWHVMLRDTEEGPHTSSMVLVEHGKNWYWRGAGRCKCKYYYAFEKSKKMQVHALPYKPEEVVSDYLLILLFLRSLKLDRSGPCHGEDDFNCQGAK; via the exons ATGACTGGCGATTTTCTTCGGACTCTGCTCTCTCTCAAGATCGccgtcttcttcttcatcgccGTCACCTTCTTCTACTTTGGCAAACATTGGTCCGATGGCTACAACCAGCTCGTGTTCTTCACCACTCAACGTTCCGACCCAGATCCGAACACGAGCCCGGTCGTTACCATGTCGCCGAATTACGCTAAATCCTTTAACCTCTCCGCCCTTATTGACCAGAACATAACCCAACCGGTGCCGGAAAATGCCCCGCCGCCTCCGCTGCCGGAGGTGTCGATCGAGCAAATGGGAATCCTGAACAATAATGGGACGATGACCAAGGAGTTCGAGGTGGGGGATTTCGAACCCGGTATGGTGGATCAGTGGGTGAACGAGTCCCAGGTTGAGAGGGAAGGTTCTGCTTCTAATTCTAAATTGGGGAGGAAAAAGTTTGGGTTGTGCTCGCGCGAGATGAGGGAGTATATACCTTGTTTGGATAACGAGGACGCGATTCGGAAGCTGCCTTCCACGGAGAAAGGGGAGAGGTTCGAGCGGCATTGCCCCGTGCAAGGTCAAGGGTTGAATTGCTTGGTTCCTGCACCCACTGGATACCGTACTCCTATTCCATGGCCCAGAAGCCGAGATGAG GTATGGTTCAATAATGTTCCTCATACACGTCTTGTTGAAGATAAAGGAGGCCAAAACTGGATTTCTAGAGACAAGGATAAGTTTAAATTCCCCGGAGGTGGCACTCAGTTTATCCATGGGGCAAATGAATACTTGGACCATATTTCTAAG ATTATTCCTGAAATTACCTTTGGTAGGCATATACGTGTTGTTCTTGATGTTGGTTGCGGGGTTGCTAGTTTTGGTGCATACTTACTGTCACGGAATGTTGTCACTATGTCTGTTGCTCCCAAAGACGTTCATGAGAATCAGATTCAGTTTGCTCTTGAGCGTGGTGTACCGGCAATGGCAGCAGCATTTGCAACTAGACGATTGTTGTATCCAAGTCAAGCTTTTGACATGATACATTGCTCACGCTGTAGAGTTAATTGGACTAGAGATG ATGGGATACTGCTGCTTGAAGTAAATAGGATGCTAAGAGCAGGAGGTTACTTTGTCTGGGCTGCCCAGCCAGTTTATAAGCACGAAGAAGTTTTAGAAGAACAGTGGGAAG AGATGCTTAATCTTACAACTCGACTCTGTTggaattttttgaaaaaagatgGGTACATTGCAGTATGGCAGAAACCAGCTGAAAATAGTTGCTATACAAACCGTGAGGCAGGAAGTAAACCTCCACTGTGTGACCCAACTGATGACCCAGACAGTCTTTG GTATGTTGATCTAAAAGCATGCATCTCTGAATTGCCTGAGAACGGATATGGAGCAAATGTCAGTGAATGGCCAGCTCGTTTGCAAGCCCCTCCTGACAGGCTTCAAAGCATACAGCTAGATGTTTTCTCATCCAGAACTGAGCTATTCAAGGCAGAATCTAGATATTGGAAGGAAATAATAGCAAATTATGTTCGTGCTTTACACTGGAAAAAGATCAGACTAAGAAATATTATGGACATGCGAGCAGGTTTTGGAGG ATTTGCAGCAGCATTGATTGAGCAGAATTTTGAAAACTGGGTTATGAATGTTGTTCCTGTTAGTGGTCCAAACACTCTTCCAGTTATATATGACCGTGGATTGATTGGAGTTATGCATGACTG GTGCGAGGCATTTGACACCTACCCAAGAACGTATGATTTATTGCATGCTGCCAACCTCCTTTCTGTTGAGAGGAAAAG ATGCAATCTCTCATCCATTATGCTTGAGATGGATCGGATACTAAGACCTGGTGGACATGTATACATCCGTGATTCTCTTGAAATTATGGATGAACTTCAAGAGATTGGCAAAGCAATAGGCTGGCATGTGATGTTGCGAGACACAGAGGAGGGGCCTCATACAAGTTCTATGGTATTGGTTG AGCATGGGAAAAATTGGTATTGGAGAGGAGCTGGAAGATGCAAGTGCAAGTACTACTACGCATTTGAGAAGTCCAAGAAGATGCAGGTGCATGCACTTCCTTACAAACCTGAAGAGGTCGTGAGCGATTATTTATTGATACTACTGTTCTTGAGATCCCTGAAGCTGGATAGGTCAG
- the LOC108329142 gene encoding probable methyltransferase PMT11 isoform X3 encodes MTGDFLRTLLSLKIAVFFFIAVTFFYFGKHWSDGYNQLVFFTTQRSDPDPNTSPVVTMSPNYAKSFNLSALIDQNITQPVPENAPPPPLPEVSIEQMGILNNNGTMTKEFEVGDFEPGMVDQWVNESQVEREGSASNSKLGRKKFGLCSREMREYIPCLDNEDAIRKLPSTEKGERFERHCPVQGQGLNCLVPAPTGYRTPIPWPRSRDEVWFNNVPHTRLVEDKGGQNWISRDKDKFKFPGGGTQFIHGANEYLDHISKIIPEITFGRHIRVVLDVGCGVASFGAYLLSRNVVTMSVAPKDVHENQIQFALERGVPAMAAAFATRRLLYPSQAFDMIHCSRCRVNWTRDDGILLLEVNRMLRAGGYFVWAAQPVYKHEEVLEEQWEEMLNLTTRLCWNFLKKDGYIAVWQKPAENSCYTNREAGSKPPLCDPTDDPDSLWYVDLKACISELPENGYGANVSEWPARLQAPPDRLQSIQLDVFSSRTELFKAESRYWKEIIANYVRALHWKKIRLRNIMDMRAGFGGFAAALIEQNFENWVMNVVPVSGPNTLPVIYDRGLIGVMHDWCEAFDTYPRTYDLLHAANLLSVERKRCNLSSIMLEMDRILRPGGHVYIRDSLEIMDELQEIGKAIGWHVMLRDTEEGPHTSSMVLVGEKHLLRS; translated from the exons ATGACTGGCGATTTTCTTCGGACTCTGCTCTCTCTCAAGATCGccgtcttcttcttcatcgccGTCACCTTCTTCTACTTTGGCAAACATTGGTCCGATGGCTACAACCAGCTCGTGTTCTTCACCACTCAACGTTCCGACCCAGATCCGAACACGAGCCCGGTCGTTACCATGTCGCCGAATTACGCTAAATCCTTTAACCTCTCCGCCCTTATTGACCAGAACATAACCCAACCGGTGCCGGAAAATGCCCCGCCGCCTCCGCTGCCGGAGGTGTCGATCGAGCAAATGGGAATCCTGAACAATAATGGGACGATGACCAAGGAGTTCGAGGTGGGGGATTTCGAACCCGGTATGGTGGATCAGTGGGTGAACGAGTCCCAGGTTGAGAGGGAAGGTTCTGCTTCTAATTCTAAATTGGGGAGGAAAAAGTTTGGGTTGTGCTCGCGCGAGATGAGGGAGTATATACCTTGTTTGGATAACGAGGACGCGATTCGGAAGCTGCCTTCCACGGAGAAAGGGGAGAGGTTCGAGCGGCATTGCCCCGTGCAAGGTCAAGGGTTGAATTGCTTGGTTCCTGCACCCACTGGATACCGTACTCCTATTCCATGGCCCAGAAGCCGAGATGAG GTATGGTTCAATAATGTTCCTCATACACGTCTTGTTGAAGATAAAGGAGGCCAAAACTGGATTTCTAGAGACAAGGATAAGTTTAAATTCCCCGGAGGTGGCACTCAGTTTATCCATGGGGCAAATGAATACTTGGACCATATTTCTAAG ATTATTCCTGAAATTACCTTTGGTAGGCATATACGTGTTGTTCTTGATGTTGGTTGCGGGGTTGCTAGTTTTGGTGCATACTTACTGTCACGGAATGTTGTCACTATGTCTGTTGCTCCCAAAGACGTTCATGAGAATCAGATTCAGTTTGCTCTTGAGCGTGGTGTACCGGCAATGGCAGCAGCATTTGCAACTAGACGATTGTTGTATCCAAGTCAAGCTTTTGACATGATACATTGCTCACGCTGTAGAGTTAATTGGACTAGAGATG ATGGGATACTGCTGCTTGAAGTAAATAGGATGCTAAGAGCAGGAGGTTACTTTGTCTGGGCTGCCCAGCCAGTTTATAAGCACGAAGAAGTTTTAGAAGAACAGTGGGAAG AGATGCTTAATCTTACAACTCGACTCTGTTggaattttttgaaaaaagatgGGTACATTGCAGTATGGCAGAAACCAGCTGAAAATAGTTGCTATACAAACCGTGAGGCAGGAAGTAAACCTCCACTGTGTGACCCAACTGATGACCCAGACAGTCTTTG GTATGTTGATCTAAAAGCATGCATCTCTGAATTGCCTGAGAACGGATATGGAGCAAATGTCAGTGAATGGCCAGCTCGTTTGCAAGCCCCTCCTGACAGGCTTCAAAGCATACAGCTAGATGTTTTCTCATCCAGAACTGAGCTATTCAAGGCAGAATCTAGATATTGGAAGGAAATAATAGCAAATTATGTTCGTGCTTTACACTGGAAAAAGATCAGACTAAGAAATATTATGGACATGCGAGCAGGTTTTGGAGG ATTTGCAGCAGCATTGATTGAGCAGAATTTTGAAAACTGGGTTATGAATGTTGTTCCTGTTAGTGGTCCAAACACTCTTCCAGTTATATATGACCGTGGATTGATTGGAGTTATGCATGACTG GTGCGAGGCATTTGACACCTACCCAAGAACGTATGATTTATTGCATGCTGCCAACCTCCTTTCTGTTGAGAGGAAAAG ATGCAATCTCTCATCCATTATGCTTGAGATGGATCGGATACTAAGACCTGGTGGACATGTATACATCCGTGATTCTCTTGAAATTATGGATGAACTTCAAGAGATTGGCAAAGCAATAGGCTGGCATGTGATGTTGCGAGACACAGAGGAGGGGCCTCATACAAGTTCTATGGTATTGGTTGGTGAGAAGCACTTACTACGCTCCTGA